A single window of Alphaproteobacteria bacterium DNA harbors:
- a CDS encoding VIT1/CCC1 transporter family protein, whose amino-acid sequence MSLEHSHSLNAIHERIHGKTKNSYVSDWILGGIDGAVTTFAIVAGVVGAALEWHVIIILGLANLLADGFSMAASNYSAVKSDADDVKRLWKMEQKHIRTVPEGEREEVRQILIGKGLSGPTLEEAVEAVCANEAVWIETMLVEEYGVLPESRDPLKAALATISAFILCGSVPLVPYVFDMAEPFVWAVAATGVVFFVIGAAKSMWALAPWWRSGLETFAIGMAAAGVSYAVGYWLKGLIG is encoded by the coding sequence ATGTCGTTGGAACACAGCCATTCCCTGAATGCGATCCACGAGCGGATCCACGGCAAGACCAAGAACAGCTATGTCAGCGACTGGATTCTGGGCGGGATTGACGGTGCGGTCACCACCTTCGCCATCGTCGCCGGCGTGGTGGGCGCGGCGCTGGAATGGCATGTGATCATCATCCTGGGGCTCGCCAATCTGCTGGCGGACGGCTTTTCGATGGCGGCCAGCAATTACAGCGCCGTCAAGTCGGACGCCGACGACGTCAAGCGCCTCTGGAAGATGGAGCAGAAGCATATCCGCACCGTGCCCGAGGGCGAGCGCGAGGAGGTGCGCCAGATCCTGATCGGCAAGGGGCTGAGCGGCCCGACGCTGGAAGAGGCGGTCGAGGCGGTCTGCGCCAACGAGGCGGTCTGGATCGAGACCATGCTGGTGGAGGAATACGGCGTGCTGCCGGAAAGCCGCGACCCGCTGAAGGCGGCGCTGGCGACCATCAGCGCCTTCATTCTCTGCGGGTCGGTGCCGCTGGTGCCCTATGTGTTCGACATGGCGGAGCCCTTTGTGTGGGCCGTGGCGGCGACGGGGGTGGTATTCTTCGTGATCGGCGCCGCCAAGTCGATGTGGGCGCTGGCGCCCTGGTGGCGCTCCGGCCTGGAAACCTTCGCCATCGGCATGGCGGCGGCGGGCGTTTCCTATGCGGTGGGCTATTGGCTCAAGGGCCTGATCGGCTAA
- a CDS encoding hydantoinase B/oxoprolinase family protein, which produces MTATAAFDAVTLEVIWRRMISAADEAAKTIQRTSFSTLVNESNDFACVVTDAAGHSLVQNTESIPSFNACLPVTVQHFLAVIGPENMNPGDVYICNDPWVATGHLNDVTVAKPIFRDGRLAAFAASTAHAPDIGGKVRSVVAKELFEEGFQIPAMKLLDRGEADATLIRLFRAQVRTPDQTEGDLWAQVTGLNLIEARVTELMDEYGLADLTAFGEDIQGRSERAMRAAMAAVPDGRYEAAFDTDGFEGRPLHYQCAVTVTGDRVRVDFTGTSAQIPRAINCTMTYTFAMVSYALKCALLPDVPNNDGIFRCMEVFAPEGTIVNPTRPVSVGGRMATGHYLPTLIFQALAPVLPEKVMAACGSPLWSIIQTGVDKRGRTYANTLFFNGGMGALPSKPGESCYSWPSNISNVPVELVERNTPLFVHRKALRQGSGGAGVHPGGEGQEVVFESESDTPIGVIFMAERLTHPAAGLEGGGPGALGEVLVDDVPADVRADHMLTRGQTITVRTPGGGGYGGGA; this is translated from the coding sequence ATGACCGCCACCGCCGCCTTCGACGCCGTCACGCTGGAAGTGATCTGGCGGCGCATGATCTCCGCCGCCGACGAGGCTGCGAAGACGATCCAGCGCACCAGCTTCTCGACCCTGGTGAACGAGAGCAACGACTTCGCCTGTGTCGTCACCGACGCCGCCGGCCACTCGCTGGTGCAGAACACCGAGAGCATTCCCAGCTTCAACGCCTGCCTGCCGGTGACCGTGCAGCATTTCCTGGCGGTGATCGGGCCGGAGAACATGAACCCCGGCGACGTCTATATCTGCAACGACCCCTGGGTCGCGACCGGACACCTGAACGACGTGACCGTGGCCAAGCCGATCTTCCGCGACGGCCGGCTCGCCGCCTTCGCCGCCTCGACCGCGCACGCGCCGGACATCGGCGGCAAGGTGCGCTCGGTGGTGGCGAAGGAGTTGTTCGAGGAAGGCTTTCAGATCCCGGCCATGAAGCTGCTGGACCGGGGCGAGGCGGACGCGACGCTCATCAGGCTGTTCCGCGCCCAGGTGCGCACGCCGGACCAGACCGAAGGCGATCTTTGGGCCCAGGTCACCGGCCTGAACCTGATCGAGGCCCGCGTCACCGAGTTGATGGACGAATACGGCCTCGCCGACCTCACCGCCTTCGGCGAGGACATCCAGGGCCGCAGCGAACGCGCCATGCGCGCCGCCATGGCCGCCGTGCCGGACGGACGCTACGAGGCCGCCTTCGACACCGACGGCTTCGAGGGCCGGCCGCTGCACTATCAGTGCGCGGTCACGGTGACCGGCGACCGGGTGCGGGTCGATTTCACCGGCACCTCGGCCCAGATCCCGCGGGCGATCAACTGCACCATGACCTACACCTTCGCCATGGTCTCCTATGCCCTGAAATGCGCGCTGCTGCCGGACGTGCCCAACAATGACGGCATTTTCCGCTGCATGGAGGTGTTCGCACCCGAAGGCACCATCGTCAACCCGACCCGGCCGGTCAGCGTCGGCGGGCGGATGGCGACCGGCCACTATCTGCCGACCCTGATCTTCCAGGCGCTGGCGCCGGTGCTGCCGGAAAAGGTGATGGCCGCCTGCGGCTCGCCCTTGTGGAGCATCATCCAGACCGGCGTCGACAAGCGCGGCCGCACCTATGCCAACACGCTGTTCTTCAACGGCGGCATGGGCGCCCTGCCCTCGAAGCCGGGCGAGAGCTGCTATAGCTGGCCCTCGAACATCTCCAACGTGCCGGTGGAGTTGGTGGAGCGCAACACGCCGCTGTTCGTCCACCGCAAGGCGCTGCGCCAGGGCTCCGGCGGCGCCGGCGTGCACCCCGGCGGCGAGGGCCAGGAGGTGGTGTTCGAGAGCGAAAGCGACACGCCCATCGGCGTCATCTTCATGGCCGAACGCCTGACCCACCCGGCGGCCGGCCTGGAAGGCGGCGGCCCCGGCGCGCTCGGCGAGGTGCTGGTGGACGACGTGCCGGCCGACGTGCGCGCCGACCACATGCTGACCAGGGGCCAGACCATCACCGTGCGCACCCCCGGCGGCGGCGGCTATGGCGGCGGGGCGTAG
- a CDS encoding hydantoinase/oxoprolinase family protein, translating to MTARYSLGIDIGGTFTDIVVFDHRNGSQFARKVLTTHADPAQGVVNGVRQVLREDALPAAEIGRVVHATTLFTNATIERKGAATGLITTEGFRDVLEIGRERKYELYDLSIAKPAPLAPRPWRREVAGRLDAEGRERVPLDLSGLVAQARALQADGVASVAVVFLHAYANPAHERAAAAALAEAVPDLAVSLSVEVAPEIREFERTSTTVVNAYIKPLAAQYLDRLAGELAGLGIAAPLQLMLSNGGLGALEQAKQAPVALLESGPAAGALAGAWFGEADGSGHVLAFDMGGTTAKLSLVDDGQPLIAYDFEAARQKRFAHGSGLPIKISTIELIEIGAGGGSIARLNPLGLLQVGPDSAGSEPGPACYGRGGEHATVTDANFVLGYLNPDFFAGGSMAVDMDAARTALERLAAAAGLTPEQAAWGVHDIANEAMAGAARVHIAERGKDPRRYALLTTGGGGPLHGYHVAQKLGCRRLIVPPAAGVASAVGLLIAPARVDRVATVAEELDRLDWAAFEARYAGLEAEARDLIAGTGLDPAAARIERLADIRYVGQAFEVVVSLPSGPYTAASRPALVAAFEAAYLAKFTRTPPAVPVEIINIRTAVSVDVPGERPRPALSAAGTPAPTGRRPVYFPEAGGSAETPVYARGDLPAGFAFAGPAVIEEAASTLIVGPSGRARVTPDGNLVVDL from the coding sequence ATGACCGCCCGTTACTCCCTCGGCATCGATATCGGTGGCACGTTTACGGATATCGTCGTTTTCGACCACCGCAACGGCAGCCAGTTCGCTCGCAAGGTGCTGACAACCCATGCCGACCCCGCCCAAGGCGTGGTCAACGGCGTGCGGCAGGTGCTGCGCGAGGATGCACTTCCCGCCGCCGAAATCGGCCGCGTCGTGCACGCCACCACGCTCTTCACCAACGCCACGATCGAGCGCAAGGGCGCGGCCACCGGCCTGATCACGACCGAAGGCTTCCGCGACGTGCTGGAGATCGGGCGCGAGCGCAAATACGAGTTGTACGACCTCTCCATCGCCAAGCCCGCCCCGCTGGCGCCCCGCCCCTGGCGACGCGAAGTGGCCGGCCGCCTGGACGCGGAGGGGCGGGAGCGGGTGCCGCTCGACCTCTCCGGCCTGGTGGCGCAGGCGCGGGCCTTGCAGGCGGACGGCGTCGCCTCGGTCGCGGTGGTGTTCCTGCACGCCTACGCCAACCCGGCGCACGAGCGGGCGGCGGCGGCCGCACTGGCCGAGGCCGTGCCGGACTTGGCCGTGTCGCTCTCGGTCGAGGTGGCACCGGAAATCCGCGAGTTCGAACGCACCTCCACCACCGTCGTCAACGCCTATATCAAGCCGCTGGCGGCCCAGTATCTGGACCGGCTGGCGGGCGAGTTGGCGGGCCTCGGCATCGCAGCCCCGCTGCAACTCATGCTCTCCAACGGCGGCCTCGGCGCGCTGGAGCAGGCCAAGCAGGCACCCGTGGCCCTGCTGGAGAGCGGGCCGGCAGCGGGCGCGCTCGCCGGCGCCTGGTTCGGCGAGGCCGATGGCAGCGGCCATGTGCTGGCCTTCGACATGGGCGGCACCACCGCCAAGCTCTCGCTGGTCGACGACGGCCAGCCGCTGATCGCCTACGATTTCGAGGCGGCGCGCCAGAAGCGCTTCGCCCATGGCTCCGGCCTGCCGATCAAGATTTCCACCATCGAGCTGATCGAGATCGGCGCCGGTGGCGGCTCGATCGCGCGGCTGAACCCGCTCGGCCTGTTGCAGGTCGGCCCGGACAGCGCCGGCTCCGAGCCCGGCCCGGCCTGCTATGGCCGCGGCGGCGAGCACGCGACGGTGACGGACGCGAATTTCGTGCTCGGCTACCTGAACCCCGATTTCTTCGCCGGCGGCAGCATGGCCGTGGACATGGACGCGGCCCGCACCGCCCTCGAACGCCTGGCGGCGGCGGCGGGCCTGACGCCGGAACAGGCCGCCTGGGGCGTGCACGACATCGCCAACGAGGCCATGGCCGGCGCCGCCCGCGTCCACATCGCCGAGCGGGGCAAGGACCCGCGCCGCTACGCCCTGCTGACCACCGGCGGCGGCGGGCCGCTGCACGGCTATCACGTGGCACAGAAACTGGGCTGCCGCCGGCTGATCGTGCCGCCTGCCGCCGGCGTCGCCAGCGCGGTCGGCCTGCTGATCGCGCCCGCCCGCGTCGACCGGGTCGCAACGGTGGCGGAGGAGTTGGACCGGCTCGACTGGGCCGCGTTCGAGGCCCGCTATGCCGGGCTGGAGGCGGAAGCGCGCGACCTGATCGCCGGCACCGGCCTCGACCCCGCCGCCGCGCGGATCGAGCGGCTGGCGGATATCCGCTATGTCGGCCAGGCCTTCGAGGTGGTGGTGAGCCTGCCGTCGGGGCCCTACACGGCGGCGTCCAGGCCGGCGCTGGTGGCCGCGTTCGAGGCCGCCTATCTCGCCAAGTTCACGCGCACGCCGCCGGCGGTGCCGGTGGAGATCATCAACATCCGCACCGCGGTCTCGGTCGACGTGCCGGGCGAGCGGCCGCGCCCGGCCCTCTCGGCCGCCGGCACGCCGGCGCCCACCGGCCGCCGCCCGGTCTACTTCCCCGAGGCAGGCGGCTCTGCCGAAACGCCGGTCTATGCCCGGGGCGACCTGCCCGCCGGCTTCGCCTTTGCCGGCCCGGCGGTGATCGAGGAAGCCGCCTCCACCCTGATCGTCGGCCCCTCCGGCCGGGCGCGCGTCACACCGGACGGCAATCTCGTGGTGGATTTGTGA
- a CDS encoding LLM class flavin-dependent oxidoreductase — protein MEFGIQFFPDVGPQHKPADQYFREALALVDQAEPLGYTHVRIVEHHFHYYGGYSPNAMVFLAAVAARTAKVRLVTGAVLPAFNNPLKLAGEIGMLDAISNGRLDVGFARAFLPHEFRRFGVSPDESVARYREGIEQVELLLTRENVTHEGRFHQIRETTTLPRPTQRPRPPFYVAALGTPASFEFAGAAGHNIMCVPMLGAAMKELIGIYREARAKAGHEGPGQVMLAHHMFCHPDGAKARDIARPHLDAYLKSLVEGASDWLDGMTSADYPGYDKIIAMMQQETTDTQIAKGAAWIGTPAEIVDNIRMYQEETGGFEHASLQVNFHNMPFAEAERSMRMFAEQVMPVFGQGTA, from the coding sequence ATGGAATTCGGCATCCAGTTCTTTCCCGACGTCGGCCCGCAGCACAAGCCCGCCGACCAGTATTTCCGCGAGGCGCTGGCCCTGGTCGATCAGGCCGAGCCGCTCGGCTACACCCATGTGCGCATCGTCGAGCACCACTTTCACTATTACGGCGGCTACTCGCCGAACGCGATGGTGTTCCTGGCCGCCGTCGCGGCCCGCACGGCCAAGGTGCGGCTGGTCACCGGCGCCGTGCTGCCAGCCTTCAACAACCCGCTGAAACTGGCGGGCGAGATCGGCATGCTGGATGCGATCTCGAACGGACGGCTGGACGTGGGCTTCGCCCGCGCCTTCCTGCCGCACGAATTCCGCCGCTTCGGCGTCTCGCCGGACGAGTCCGTGGCGCGCTACCGCGAGGGGATCGAGCAGGTGGAACTGCTCCTGACCCGCGAAAACGTCACCCACGAAGGCCGGTTCCACCAGATCCGCGAGACCACCACCCTGCCCCGCCCGACCCAGCGGCCGCGCCCGCCCTTCTACGTGGCCGCCCTGGGCACGCCCGCCTCGTTCGAATTCGCCGGGGCCGCCGGCCACAACATCATGTGCGTGCCCATGCTGGGCGCGGCGATGAAGGAGTTGATCGGCATTTACCGCGAGGCCCGCGCCAAGGCCGGGCACGAGGGGCCGGGCCAGGTCATGCTGGCCCATCACATGTTCTGCCATCCCGACGGCGCCAAGGCGCGCGACATCGCCCGTCCGCATCTGGACGCCTATCTGAAATCGCTGGTCGAGGGTGCCTCCGACTGGCTCGACGGCATGACGAGCGCCGACTATCCCGGCTATGACAAGATCATCGCCATGATGCAGCAGGAGACCACCGACACCCAGATCGCCAAGGGCGCGGCCTGGATCGGCACGCCGGCGGAAATCGTCGACAATATCCGCATGTATCAGGAGGAGACCGGCGGCTTCGAGCACGCCTCGCTACAGGTCAACTTCCACAACATGCCGTTCGCCGAGGCCGAACGCTCCATGCGCATGTTCGCCGAGCAGGTGATGCCGGTGTTTGGCCAGGGCACCGCCTGA
- a CDS encoding 2-dehydropantoate 2-reductase — protein MARRIAVLATGANGSCIAADLTAAGLDVTLVDQWPAHVEAMRAGGLTVRTRDGETTLPVRAHHLCDLCALSPVFDVVLLACKAYDARWMAEFIKPYLAADGLLLGVQNGMTAEMLAEVVGPERTVGCVVELASQMFEPGLITRSTVREKTWFGVGAFHPSQSAKVAIAAEVIGHAGRVEVSDDILSAKWMKLIVNAMTMGLKAVLGATNAQVAEMSGVRELFLGAGAEALEAGQRLGYRVVPIFGLSADQVQNTNTLLELLLDKLTRDVGPSAINTVLQDLMKGRLSEVDLINGLVADTLQVSGRPAPVNGAITALARQIHAGALQPGPENLDRIRDLAGLA, from the coding sequence ATGGCCCGAAGGATCGCCGTGCTCGCCACCGGCGCCAACGGCAGTTGCATCGCCGCCGACCTCACCGCCGCCGGCCTCGACGTCACCCTGGTCGACCAGTGGCCGGCGCATGTGGAGGCCATGCGCGCCGGCGGCCTCACCGTCCGCACCCGGGACGGCGAGACCACGCTGCCGGTGCGGGCACACCATCTCTGCGATCTCTGCGCGCTCAGTCCCGTGTTCGACGTGGTGCTGCTCGCCTGCAAGGCCTATGACGCGCGCTGGATGGCGGAGTTTATCAAACCCTATCTCGCCGCCGACGGGCTGCTGCTCGGCGTCCAGAACGGCATGACGGCCGAAATGCTGGCCGAGGTGGTCGGGCCGGAGCGCACGGTCGGCTGCGTCGTCGAACTGGCCTCGCAGATGTTCGAACCCGGCCTTATCACCCGCAGCACGGTGCGCGAGAAAACCTGGTTCGGTGTCGGCGCCTTCCACCCCTCCCAGAGCGCCAAGGTGGCCATCGCCGCCGAGGTGATTGGCCATGCCGGCCGGGTGGAGGTGTCGGACGACATCCTCTCGGCCAAGTGGATGAAGCTGATCGTCAACGCCATGACCATGGGGCTGAAGGCGGTGCTGGGCGCGACCAACGCCCAGGTGGCCGAGATGTCGGGCGTGCGCGAGCTGTTCCTCGGCGCCGGTGCGGAGGCGCTGGAGGCCGGGCAGAGGCTCGGCTATCGCGTCGTGCCGATTTTCGGCCTCTCGGCCGATCAGGTGCAGAACACCAACACCCTGCTGGAACTGCTGCTGGACAAGCTCACCCGCGACGTAGGGCCGAGCGCGATCAACACCGTCCTGCAAGACCTGATGAAGGGCCGCCTGAGCGAGGTGGACCTCATCAACGGCCTGGTCGCCGACACGCTGCAAGTCAGCGGACGACCGGCGCCGGTCAATGGCGCCATCACCGCCCTCGCCCGCCAGATTCACGCCGGCGCGCTGCAGCCGGGGCCGGAAAACCTGGACCGCATCCGCGACCTGGCCGGTTTGGCCTGA
- a CDS encoding VOC family protein codes for MTIEVLGLLHTGFRVGPTDADVAKAHAFYGDLLGLQTDEKRPEIRGIPGFWSNVRPGDRSQQLHIMGAEGASPVARSDKQDPTRTHVAFAVADLDAARAELEQRQIEFWEYKSLVGTASDQIFFEDPFGNMIELQQG; via the coding sequence ATGACGATCGAGGTTCTGGGATTGCTGCACACGGGTTTCCGCGTCGGGCCGACGGACGCGGACGTGGCCAAGGCCCATGCTTTCTATGGCGACCTGCTGGGCTTGCAGACCGACGAGAAGCGGCCGGAAATCCGGGGCATTCCCGGCTTTTGGTCGAATGTCCGCCCCGGCGACCGCAGCCAGCAACTGCACATCATGGGCGCGGAGGGAGCGTCGCCGGTGGCGCGCTCGGACAAGCAGGACCCGACCCGCACCCATGTCGCATTCGCCGTCGCCGACCTGGATGCGGCCCGGGCCGAGTTGGAACAGCGCCAGATCGAATTCTGGGAATACAAGAGCCTGGTCGGCACGGCCTCCGACCAGATTTTCTTCGAGGACCCGTTCGGCAACATGATCGAGTTGCAACAGGGCTGA
- a CDS encoding ABC transporter ATP-binding protein, whose product MASRIVAESLCAGYGAVQVLHGVSLRVEPGETVVLLGTNGNGKSTLIKCLTGILQPVAGRVYLERDGERIDLAGRSPQEIVNLGVALVPEGRRLFPKLTVRENLELGAFRPAARQRLRDNLAFCFEAFPRLAERRKQMVGSMSGGEQQMVALARAMMSDPQVLLIDEPSVGLAPILVSRMIAKIKELHDHRALTVLMAEQNFNQAIKIADRGYIIVHGEIAYEGESAAALMNNDLVKQYYLGA is encoded by the coding sequence TTGGCGAGTAGAATCGTGGCCGAAAGCCTCTGTGCCGGCTATGGCGCGGTGCAGGTGCTGCACGGCGTCTCGCTCCGGGTCGAGCCGGGCGAGACCGTGGTGCTGCTCGGCACCAACGGCAACGGCAAGAGCACGCTGATCAAATGCCTGACCGGCATCCTGCAACCGGTTGCCGGCCGGGTCTATCTGGAGCGCGACGGCGAGCGCATCGACCTTGCCGGCCGCTCGCCGCAGGAAATCGTCAATCTGGGCGTCGCCCTGGTGCCGGAAGGCCGCCGCCTGTTCCCGAAGCTGACGGTGCGCGAGAATCTGGAGCTGGGCGCCTTCCGCCCGGCCGCGCGCCAGCGCCTGCGCGACAACCTCGCCTTCTGCTTCGAGGCCTTCCCGCGCCTCGCCGAGCGGCGCAAGCAGATGGTGGGTTCGATGAGCGGCGGCGAGCAGCAGATGGTGGCCTTGGCCCGCGCCATGATGTCGGACCCGCAAGTGCTGCTGATCGACGAGCCCTCGGTCGGCCTGGCGCCGATCCTGGTCAGCCGCATGATCGCCAAGATCAAGGAATTGCACGACCACCGCGCGCTCACCGTGCTGATGGCCGAGCAGAACTTCAACCAGGCGATCAAGATCGCCGACCGCGGCTACATCATCGTCCACGGCGAAATCGCCTATGAGGGCGAAAGTGCGGCCGCGCTGATGAACAACGACCTGGTCAAGCAATATTATCTGGGCGCCTGA
- a CDS encoding ABC transporter ATP-binding protein → MSETPLLRLGGEPILQVEGVVKRFGGFTALDGIDLALAPGERLGLIGPNGSGKTTLINCIAGTLIADAGAIRFRGQEITRLSAHRRTGLGIARSFQIPRPFASMSVAENVAIPLEYVGSRQRSGGLLAEAREILALMRLDHLADTDARALNQIELRKLELARAMACHPELLIADEAMAGLSGNEVDEILEILLAVNGRGVAIIMIEHIMRAVMGFSTRIAVLDAGRKIADGAPAEIMQNPDVERAYLGE, encoded by the coding sequence ATGAGCGAGACGCCCCTCCTCCGCCTGGGCGGCGAGCCCATTCTCCAAGTCGAGGGCGTGGTCAAGCGCTTCGGCGGCTTCACGGCCCTGGACGGCATCGACCTCGCCCTGGCGCCGGGCGAGCGCCTGGGCCTGATCGGGCCGAACGGCTCCGGCAAGACGACGCTGATCAACTGCATTGCCGGCACGCTGATCGCCGACGCCGGCGCGATCCGGTTCCGGGGGCAGGAGATCACGCGTCTCTCCGCCCACCGCCGCACCGGCCTCGGCATCGCCCGCAGCTTCCAGATCCCCCGACCCTTCGCCAGCATGAGTGTGGCGGAGAATGTCGCCATCCCGCTGGAATATGTCGGCTCGCGCCAGCGCTCCGGCGGCCTGCTGGCCGAGGCGCGGGAGATCCTGGCCCTGATGCGGCTCGACCACCTGGCCGACACCGACGCACGCGCGCTCAACCAGATCGAGTTGCGCAAGCTGGAACTCGCCCGCGCCATGGCCTGCCACCCCGAACTGCTGATCGCCGACGAGGCCATGGCTGGCCTTTCCGGCAACGAGGTGGACGAGATCCTGGAAATCCTCTTGGCGGTGAACGGCCGCGGCGTCGCCATCATCATGATCGAGCACATCATGCGCGCGGTCATGGGCTTCTCGACGCGCATCGCCGTGCTCGACGCCGGCCGCAAGATCGCCGACGGCGCGCCGGCCGAGATCATGCAGAACCCGGACGTGGAGAGGGCGTATCTTGGCGAGTAG
- a CDS encoding branched-chain amino acid ABC transporter permease, with product MRIDWFAPLAVLLVLGGALATRHVDSNFLFYAGYVVLQFVVLATAWNILGGFTGYVNFGSAAFFAVGAYTTIALNKWLGLPLLAILPVAALVAGLIGLAAGYLTLRLRGVFFSIATLALAVVLETMVANWDYVGGASGSYVIPPAEVPFFDNYIEGLFSLMLALAVAAVAIARYIARSKIGRGFAAIRDDEVAAECMGVPTLRLKLIATTLSGALMGIAGAPYPFYVTYVEPTSAFNLTYAVNAIAMPMVGGTTTWFGPVIGAVLLGSLQQWATVTISSELNLLIVGVTLVGFVVLAPQGLVGLARQALARVRRRP from the coding sequence ATGCGCATCGACTGGTTCGCGCCCCTGGCGGTGCTGCTGGTGCTGGGCGGCGCGCTTGCCACCCGCCATGTCGACTCCAACTTCCTGTTCTATGCCGGCTATGTGGTACTGCAATTCGTCGTGCTGGCCACCGCCTGGAACATTCTGGGCGGCTTCACCGGCTATGTGAATTTCGGCAGCGCCGCCTTTTTCGCCGTCGGCGCCTACACCACCATCGCCCTGAACAAGTGGCTGGGCCTGCCGCTGCTGGCGATCCTGCCGGTGGCCGCCCTGGTGGCGGGGCTGATCGGTCTGGCCGCCGGCTATCTGACCCTGCGCCTGCGCGGCGTGTTCTTCTCCATCGCCACCCTGGCGCTGGCGGTGGTGCTGGAGACGATGGTCGCCAACTGGGATTATGTCGGCGGCGCCTCCGGCTCCTATGTCATCCCGCCGGCGGAGGTGCCCTTTTTCGACAACTATATCGAGGGCCTGTTCAGCCTGATGCTGGCGCTGGCCGTCGCCGCCGTCGCCATCGCCCGCTACATCGCGCGGTCCAAGATCGGCCGCGGCTTCGCCGCCATCCGAGACGACGAGGTGGCGGCCGAATGCATGGGCGTGCCGACGCTGCGGCTGAAGCTGATCGCCACCACCCTCAGCGGCGCGCTGATGGGCATTGCCGGCGCGCCCTACCCCTTTTACGTCACCTATGTCGAGCCGACCTCGGCCTTCAACCTGACCTATGCGGTCAACGCCATCGCCATGCCGATGGTGGGCGGCACCACCACCTGGTTCGGCCCGGTGATCGGCGCGGTGCTGCTGGGCTCGCTGCAACAATGGGCGACGGTGACCATTTCCTCCGAGCTGAACCTGCTGATCGTCGGCGTGACCCTGGTCGGCTTCGTCGTCCTGGCGCCGCAGGGTCTGGTCGGCCTCGCCCGGCAGGCGCTCGCCCGCGTGAGGCGCCGGCCATGA
- a CDS encoding branched-chain amino acid ABC transporter permease yields MLDLFLNALAAGVLLGGFYAAVTIGLTISFGQLDIVNIAHPAFIVLGSFCTFVLHEHLGLDPVLAGVLLTPVFFCIGVGLYSVYYASFERRGDETLRGLAFFFGIMFILEVLLIMTFGVDYRLVETAYIGQAIHIGPVGLPFRMLVPFAVAMATAGAIYLYLSKTFTGRAILAVAQDRLALQLMGADPVRTKQIAFGIGLATTAIAGSLLIMLGPVEPSLGRLYIGRVFAIVVLGGMGSIGGTIVAAIILGVVESMVATFYGPSWAPAVAFGFLLVTLAVRPAGLFGR; encoded by the coding sequence GTGCTCGATCTCTTCCTGAACGCCCTCGCGGCCGGCGTGTTGCTGGGCGGCTTCTATGCGGCGGTGACGATCGGGCTGACCATTTCCTTCGGCCAGCTCGACATCGTCAACATCGCCCATCCGGCTTTCATCGTGCTGGGCTCGTTCTGCACCTTCGTGCTGCACGAGCATCTGGGGCTCGACCCGGTGCTGGCGGGCGTGCTGCTGACGCCGGTCTTCTTCTGCATCGGCGTCGGCCTCTACAGCGTCTATTACGCCAGCTTCGAGCGGCGCGGCGACGAGACCCTGCGCGGCCTCGCCTTTTTTTTCGGCATCATGTTCATTCTGGAGGTCCTGCTGATCATGACCTTCGGCGTCGACTACCGCCTGGTGGAGACCGCCTATATCGGCCAGGCGATCCATATCGGCCCGGTCGGGCTGCCCTTCCGCATGCTGGTGCCGTTCGCGGTGGCGATGGCGACGGCGGGCGCGATCTATCTCTATCTCTCCAAAACCTTCACCGGCCGCGCCATCCTGGCGGTGGCGCAGGACCGGCTGGCGCTGCAACTGATGGGCGCCGACCCGGTCAGGACCAAGCAGATCGCCTTCGGCATCGGCCTCGCCACCACGGCCATCGCCGGGTCGCTGCTGATCATGCTGGGGCCGGTGGAGCCGTCGCTGGGGCGGCTCTATATCGGCCGGGTGTTCGCCATCGTCGTCCTGGGCGGCATGGGCAGCATCGGCGGCACCATCGTCGCCGCCATCATTCTGGGGGTGGTCGAAAGCATGGTCGCCACCTTCTATGGCCCGTCCTGGGCGCCGGCGGTGGCGTTCGGCTTCCTGCTGGTAACGCTGGCGGTGCGCCCCGCCGGCCTGTTCGGGAGGTAG